The proteins below are encoded in one region of Casimicrobium huifangae:
- a CDS encoding YfiR family protein, with translation MSFWSAMLRDGGGMTRMVTVPFAKASLTAAAAFCALASGTVHAADGSGDVSDLILNLSRYTSWPASPTRKQLTVCYAHGGAMTTNALVTDQNVSIRGLPVQWRQIATPAQIPGCMVLWLNADVRPAPRDWLAVAADQPILTLSNFADFTADGGVVGAYRVGTDWRFEINLEALQRTNLNIAAAALRLSQKPKAAPGTGESR, from the coding sequence TTGTCGTTTTGGTCGGCGATGCTGCGCGACGGCGGCGGTATGACGCGCATGGTGACTGTGCCTTTCGCCAAAGCCAGCCTGACTGCGGCGGCGGCGTTCTGCGCACTGGCCAGCGGTACCGTACACGCTGCCGATGGCAGTGGTGATGTCTCCGACCTGATCCTTAACCTGTCGCGCTACACATCCTGGCCAGCCTCTCCGACGCGCAAGCAGTTGACGGTTTGTTATGCGCACGGCGGTGCGATGACGACCAACGCGCTCGTGACCGATCAGAACGTGTCCATTCGCGGGCTCCCGGTGCAGTGGCGTCAAATCGCCACGCCGGCACAAATCCCCGGTTGCATGGTGCTCTGGCTCAATGCCGACGTACGTCCGGCGCCGCGCGACTGGCTGGCGGTTGCGGCTGATCAGCCAATATTGACGCTCAGCAACTTTGCCGACTTCACCGCTGACGGTGGCGTAGTCGGCGCTTATCGGGTCGGTACCGATTGGCGTTTTGAGATCAATCTTGAAGCCTTGCAACGCACTAATCTGAACATCGCGGCTGCTGCGTTGCGCCTCAGTCAGAAGCCCAAAGCAGCGCCCGGCACCGGAGAATCGCGATGA
- the ftsH gene encoding ATP-dependent zinc metalloprotease FtsH, which produces MNNMLKNIGIWVVIGLVVLTVVQQFDKSSRKSDAVAYSQFIEELRGGKISEASIEGRNVEYRTSDGKKVTYIPGGYDKDLINDLLKNNVKFSGKPEEQQSILTSILFSFGPILLLIGAWIFMMRQMQGGGKGGAFSFGKSRARMLDETNNSITFADVAGCDEAKEEVTEIVDFLKDPSKFQKLGGRIPRGVLMVGSPGTGKTLLAKAIAGEAKVPFFSISGSDFVEMFVGVGAARVRDMFEQAKKNAPCIIFIDEIDAVGRQRGAGLGGGNDEREQTLNQMLVEMDGFEGSQGVIVIAATNRPDVLDPALMRPGRFDRQVVVPLPDIRGREQILQVHMRKVPIAADVKAHVIARGCPGFSGADIANLVNEAALFAARANKRLVDMEDFERAKDKIYMGAERKSMVLTEDEKRATAYHESGHAIVAASLPKADPVHKVTIIPRGRALGVTWQLPERDRISLYKDQMLTEISVLFGGRIAEDLFVKNISTGASNDFERATKIARDMVTRYGMSDLLGPMVYAENEGEVFLGRSVTQTRNVSEETLQKVDLEIRRIIDEQYAVSTKILKDNADKVEAMTAALMEYETIDADQIADIMAGRPVRAIKTYNTPGSGGGDSSAGTAVSTDGADSGGKADATSPAAASSKAASDTP; this is translated from the coding sequence GTGAACAACATGCTCAAAAACATTGGTATCTGGGTCGTCATCGGTCTCGTCGTGCTGACTGTCGTACAGCAATTTGACAAATCGAGCCGCAAGAGCGACGCCGTGGCGTATTCGCAGTTCATCGAGGAGCTGCGCGGCGGCAAGATTTCCGAGGCGAGCATTGAGGGCCGCAACGTCGAATACCGCACTTCCGACGGCAAAAAAGTCACCTACATCCCCGGTGGCTACGACAAGGACCTGATCAACGACCTGCTCAAGAACAACGTCAAGTTCTCCGGCAAGCCGGAGGAGCAGCAATCGATCCTGACCTCCATCCTGTTCTCGTTCGGTCCGATCCTGCTTTTGATCGGCGCCTGGATTTTCATGATGCGCCAGATGCAGGGCGGCGGCAAAGGCGGTGCCTTCAGCTTTGGCAAGAGCCGTGCGCGCATGCTTGATGAGACCAACAATTCGATCACCTTCGCCGACGTCGCCGGTTGCGACGAGGCCAAGGAAGAGGTGACCGAGATCGTCGACTTCCTGAAAGACCCGAGCAAGTTCCAGAAGCTCGGCGGACGCATTCCGCGCGGTGTGCTGATGGTCGGTTCGCCGGGTACCGGCAAAACGCTGCTCGCCAAGGCGATTGCGGGCGAAGCCAAGGTACCCTTCTTCTCGATCTCGGGCTCCGACTTCGTTGAAATGTTTGTCGGCGTTGGCGCGGCCCGCGTCCGCGACATGTTTGAGCAGGCCAAGAAGAACGCGCCCTGCATCATCTTCATCGACGAAATCGACGCGGTCGGCCGTCAGCGCGGCGCCGGTCTCGGCGGCGGCAACGACGAACGCGAGCAGACGCTGAATCAGATGCTCGTCGAAATGGATGGTTTCGAGGGCTCGCAGGGCGTGATCGTGATCGCCGCGACCAACCGTCCGGACGTGCTCGACCCGGCGCTGATGCGTCCGGGCCGCTTCGACCGCCAGGTTGTGGTGCCGCTGCCCGACATCCGTGGCCGCGAGCAGATCCTGCAAGTCCATATGCGCAAGGTGCCGATCGCCGCCGACGTCAAGGCACACGTGATCGCACGTGGCTGCCCGGGCTTCTCGGGTGCCGACATTGCCAACCTCGTGAACGAGGCGGCACTGTTCGCGGCGCGCGCCAACAAGCGTCTCGTCGACATGGAAGACTTCGAGCGCGCCAAGGACAAGATCTACATGGGCGCCGAGCGCAAGTCGATGGTGCTGACCGAGGACGAGAAGCGCGCCACGGCGTACCACGAATCGGGCCATGCGATCGTCGCGGCCAGCCTGCCCAAGGCCGACCCGGTGCACAAGGTCACCATCATCCCGCGTGGCCGCGCACTCGGCGTCACTTGGCAGTTGCCGGAGCGTGACCGCATCTCGCTGTACAAGGACCAGATGCTGACCGAGATCTCGGTGCTGTTCGGCGGCCGCATCGCCGAGGATCTGTTCGTGAAGAACATCTCCACCGGCGCCTCGAACGACTTCGAACGCGCGACCAAGATCGCGCGTGACATGGTGACCCGCTACGGCATGAGCGACCTGCTCGGCCCGATGGTCTATGCCGAAAACGAAGGCGAGGTTTTTCTCGGCCGCAGCGTCACCCAGACGCGCAACGTTTCGGAAGAGACGCTGCAGAAGGTCGATCTCGAGATCCGTCGCATCATTGATGAGCAGTACGCAGTGTCGACGAAGATCCTCAAAGACAATGCCGACAAGGTTGAGGCCATGACGGCGGCGCTGATGGAATATGAAACCATCGACGCCGACCAGATTGCCGACATCATGGCCGGCCGTCCGGTGCGTGCAATAAAGACATACAACACGCCTGGAAGTGGTGGAGGTGACTCATCGGCAGGCACTGCAGTGTCCACCGATGGCGCAGACAGCGGGGGTAAGGCGGATGCAACATCGCCTGCGGCGGCTTCTTCCAAGGCTGCTTCCGATACGCCCTGA
- a CDS encoding OmpA family protein, producing MISSYTAGAHNAVRVLVTLLLVAVLAGCASTASPTSVPPPREARLAALGFERTEDGYVLNLPGPLLFDTGSDVLNDSARTRLAQLAKDLHALSITRLRLFGHTDNVGSADMNRGLSSRRAEAVATAMANNGFAPENLERRGFGFDRPLASNDTPEGRARNRRVAVIVPFE from the coding sequence ATGATCAGTTCCTACACTGCTGGAGCTCACAACGCTGTTCGGGTACTGGTGACGCTATTGCTGGTTGCTGTTCTGGCCGGTTGTGCGAGCACTGCTTCGCCAACTTCGGTGCCTCCGCCGAGAGAAGCCCGTCTGGCGGCGCTCGGCTTTGAGCGGACTGAGGATGGCTACGTGCTCAATCTGCCCGGGCCGCTGCTGTTCGATACCGGGAGCGATGTGCTCAACGACAGTGCCAGAACCAGGCTTGCGCAGTTGGCAAAGGATCTGCACGCACTGAGCATCACCCGGTTGCGACTGTTCGGTCACACCGACAATGTTGGCAGCGCTGACATGAATCGCGGGCTGTCCAGTCGCCGGGCGGAGGCTGTCGCCACAGCAATGGCGAATAACGGTTTTGCGCCGGAAAATCTTGAACGCCGCGGCTTCGGCTTTGATCGCCCGCTCGCCAGCAATGACACTCCCGAGGGGCGTGCCCGCAATCGCCGGGTTGCCGTGATCGTGCCATTCGAATGA
- a CDS encoding YhbY family RNA-binding protein, whose protein sequence is MAPTSSLSSSARRALRAAAHHLDPVVMIGQHGLTPAVLHEIDLALTAHALIKVRVQSDERETREAFLAEICQKMGCESVQHLGKLLVLWRNAGDSGNDDVAAGQDAVAVKASSGRGPRSKLPRQAAASAPPSRAPRSAGPRDTDEGRSGREGNATGERRRFGDPVPPPPRREGWAPKNRRSAARFGGDDGADGGSNAGYSRRRDAGEGFDAPRGRAPAGSGRGAPRGEFAAPPRGRTGGASGAGGSGYGRSGTGATTGSRWGERRDFDDRGTSGGRSRTGGDGGGFAGDTGGGRRPPSSRQGGDSWGNRDGFSGKPRGFAPRGAGAAGGRGPASGSPAAKPRARRRLG, encoded by the coding sequence ATGGCCCCCACCTCCAGTCTGTCCTCCAGCGCCCGCCGCGCCCTGCGCGCGGCTGCGCACCATCTCGACCCGGTGGTGATGATTGGCCAGCACGGCCTCACCCCCGCCGTGCTGCATGAGATCGACCTCGCACTCACCGCGCATGCGCTGATCAAGGTGCGCGTACAGTCAGACGAGCGCGAGACGCGCGAGGCCTTCCTTGCCGAGATTTGCCAGAAAATGGGCTGCGAAAGCGTGCAGCATCTGGGCAAACTGCTGGTGTTGTGGCGCAACGCGGGTGACAGCGGTAATGACGATGTCGCCGCCGGTCAGGACGCTGTTGCAGTCAAGGCTTCGTCTGGTCGCGGTCCACGCAGCAAGCTGCCACGCCAGGCGGCGGCCTCGGCCCCGCCATCGCGCGCGCCCCGCAGCGCTGGCCCGCGTGACACCGACGAAGGCCGCAGTGGCCGCGAAGGCAATGCAACTGGAGAGCGCCGTCGCTTCGGCGACCCGGTCCCGCCACCGCCGCGTCGCGAAGGCTGGGCGCCGAAAAACCGGCGCAGCGCGGCCCGCTTCGGCGGCGACGATGGCGCGGATGGCGGCAGCAATGCCGGCTACAGTCGCCGCCGTGACGCTGGTGAGGGTTTCGATGCACCGAGAGGACGAGCGCCTGCTGGCAGCGGTCGCGGCGCACCGCGCGGTGAATTTGCAGCACCGCCGCGTGGTCGCACGGGTGGCGCCAGTGGCGCCGGCGGCTCGGGGTATGGCCGCAGCGGCACCGGTGCCACTACCGGCAGTCGCTGGGGTGAACGCCGCGACTTCGACGATCGTGGCACCAGCGGTGGTCGATCACGAACGGGGGGTGATGGCGGCGGTTTCGCTGGCGATACCGGCGGCGGGCGGCGCCCGCCTTCCTCGCGGCAAGGTGGTGACAGTTGGGGCAACCGCGACGGCTTTTCCGGCAAACCGCGAGGCTTCGCGCCGCGCGGTGCAGGCGCCGCCGGCGGGCGCGGTCCAGCCAGTGGCAGCCCGGCAGCCAAGCCGCGCGCACGCCGCAGGCTCGGCTGA
- a CDS encoding RlmE family RNA methyltransferase, with protein sequence MLNPAGKRHKSNKDWLVEHVNDPYVQRAKQEGYRSRAAYKLIELDQKDRLLRTGGVIVDLGSAPGSWCQVAARKVGASGKIVAIDLLEMQGMNHVEFIQGDFSDEQILRQVEAALGGAKVDLVMSDMLPNMTGVTAIDSPRAIYLCELAAEFALAHLKPDGKFLTKAYQGPGYQEFFQQLKQQFKTVVSRKPDASRDRSAEIYLLASGLR encoded by the coding sequence ATGCTCAATCCTGCAGGCAAACGTCACAAGTCAAACAAGGACTGGCTGGTCGAGCACGTCAACGACCCGTACGTGCAGCGCGCGAAGCAGGAAGGTTATCGTTCGCGTGCCGCGTACAAGCTGATTGAGCTGGACCAGAAAGATCGCCTGCTGCGTACTGGTGGCGTGATTGTCGACCTCGGCTCGGCGCCTGGCAGCTGGTGTCAGGTAGCGGCGAGGAAGGTAGGCGCCAGCGGCAAAATTGTGGCCATCGACTTGCTGGAAATGCAGGGCATGAACCACGTCGAGTTCATTCAGGGCGACTTCAGCGATGAGCAGATATTGCGGCAGGTGGAGGCAGCGCTGGGCGGAGCCAAAGTGGATCTGGTCATGAGCGACATGCTGCCGAACATGACTGGCGTGACTGCAATTGATTCGCCGCGTGCAATCTACCTGTGCGAATTGGCGGCCGAGTTCGCCCTGGCCCATCTGAAGCCCGACGGCAAGTTCTTGACCAAGGCGTATCAGGGGCCGGGCTATCAGGAATTTTTCCAGCAGCTCAAACAGCAATTCAAGACGGTGGTCAGCCGAAAACCCGACGCATCCCGTGATCGCAGTGCAGAGATATACCTTTTGGCCAGTGGCTTGCGGTAG
- a CDS encoding diguanylate cyclase domain-containing protein: MTLREFFSRYSLARRATLITVLTLLAMLALAGLTLATLFLRAQIEHSRLSALTQANVASSTITAAVRFGGYDVIADSLRVFDTGPGHDSVAVFDRNGKLVAQVVAPGESSFPSTLVEVSRLVTSVIDASPVQYPLRDDAAGGAGPLLATLVVNPNQNALQAAVSRALMTLGIVLGITAPAGVIVAQSLSRAMLRPVAELTAWAEEVSKLRNLATVAPMPQSGAHEVNRLTGSFERLVSQVAEQNRELKRKQYELKASNAHLETMAFSDSLTGLPNRPLFESRLHEAIDQANATGRPLAVLFIDLDHLKAINDQYGHAVGDAALRATAARIRRALRGTDFLARLAGDEFVVISPNITSVDDAVRLGERLTVWLGIALPEDRWSNPVRASIGVAVFPDHGEDVQTLVHAADLAMYRAKALPSDDSIRVGCATNVPRNPAALRLPSNVVSLTASGRKSQTGKS; this comes from the coding sequence ATGACTTTGCGGGAATTCTTCAGCCGCTACTCGCTGGCCCGTCGCGCGACGCTGATCACGGTACTGACCTTGCTGGCGATGCTGGCGCTGGCCGGTCTGACGCTGGCAACCCTGTTCCTGCGTGCCCAGATCGAGCACAGTCGTCTGTCCGCCCTGACTCAGGCCAATGTTGCCTCCAGCACCATCACCGCTGCCGTGCGCTTCGGTGGCTACGACGTGATCGCCGATTCGCTGCGCGTCTTCGATACTGGTCCCGGACACGATTCGGTTGCCGTGTTTGACCGCAACGGCAAACTGGTCGCTCAAGTGGTCGCCCCCGGCGAATCAAGCTTTCCGTCAACGCTCGTTGAAGTATCGCGGCTTGTCACCAGCGTGATTGATGCTTCGCCGGTGCAATATCCCTTGCGCGACGATGCCGCCGGCGGCGCCGGACCGCTGCTGGCGACGCTGGTGGTGAATCCGAATCAGAATGCCCTGCAGGCTGCCGTCAGTCGAGCGCTGATGACACTTGGCATTGTGCTTGGAATCACTGCGCCTGCTGGCGTAATCGTTGCCCAGAGTCTGAGCCGCGCGATGTTGCGGCCAGTTGCCGAGCTGACGGCGTGGGCAGAGGAGGTCAGCAAATTGCGCAACCTGGCTACTGTGGCCCCGATGCCGCAGAGTGGGGCGCACGAGGTGAACCGGCTGACTGGCAGTTTCGAGCGCCTGGTTTCGCAGGTGGCCGAACAAAATCGCGAACTCAAGCGCAAGCAGTACGAGCTGAAGGCCTCCAACGCGCATCTGGAAACGATGGCGTTCTCGGACTCGCTGACCGGACTGCCGAACCGGCCGCTGTTCGAGTCGCGATTGCATGAGGCGATCGATCAGGCCAATGCAACGGGGCGGCCGCTGGCGGTGCTGTTTATCGACCTTGATCATCTCAAGGCGATCAATGATCAATACGGTCACGCGGTTGGCGATGCCGCGTTGCGTGCGACGGCAGCCCGCATTCGCCGGGCACTGCGCGGCACCGACTTCCTCGCCCGGCTCGCGGGCGACGAATTCGTAGTCATTTCGCCCAATATCACGAGCGTAGACGATGCCGTCCGACTCGGCGAGCGCCTGACGGTGTGGCTGGGCATCGCACTGCCGGAAGATCGATGGTCAAATCCCGTCCGGGCCAGCATCGGTGTAGCCGTGTTTCCCGATCATGGCGAGGATGTGCAGACGCTGGTACATGCTGCGGACCTCGCGATGTACCGGGCCAAGGCCTTGCCCAGTGACGACTCGATACGGGTCGGCTGTGCGACTAACGTGCCGCGCAATCCAGCGGCGCTGCGACTGCCCTCCAATGTTGTCAGCCTGACCGCAAGCGGGCGCAAATCACAGACGGGAAAATCATGA
- a CDS encoding gamma-glutamylcyclotransferase family protein: protein MPEENFVAAPRATRHVFAYGSLMYPAVWSRVVRGQYRSQPATVKGFRRVCVDGHEHPALVVAPLAAPLTGVIYFDVGSDDLARLDHFETSNYARVLIAATVNGDAIAAEAYLALNVEALIDRDWDVAHFEQTGLSRFLAGYATDNAPPA from the coding sequence ATGCCTGAGGAAAATTTCGTCGCAGCCCCGCGTGCTACGCGCCACGTCTTTGCCTACGGTTCGCTGATGTACCCTGCGGTGTGGTCGCGGGTCGTGCGTGGCCAATATCGTTCGCAACCCGCCACCGTCAAAGGCTTCCGGCGCGTCTGCGTGGATGGGCACGAACATCCGGCGCTGGTCGTCGCACCACTCGCGGCACCGCTCACCGGCGTGATTTACTTTGATGTTGGCAGCGACGATCTTGCGCGCCTCGATCACTTTGAGACCAGCAACTATGCTCGCGTTCTCATCGCGGCCACTGTCAATGGCGATGCGATCGCAGCGGAGGCCTATCTGGCCCTCAATGTCGAGGCCCTGATTGACCGCGACTGGGATGTCGCGCACTTTGAACAGACGGGGCTATCACGCTTCCTTGCCGGCTACGCGACTGACAACGCACCGCCCGCTTAG